In Exiguobacterium acetylicum, the genomic stretch TCTCTTCTGCCTTTTGCACCTGCTTTTCCTTGACCATATGTTGCAACGTTCGCATGTTATGCAAACGGTCAGCCAGTTTGATCAAGATGACGCGAATGTCTTCTGCCATCGCAATGAACATCTTCCGATGATTCTCAGCCAATTCTTCGCGTTTCGATTTATATTTGATTTTCCCGAGTTTCGTGACGCCGTCAACGAGCATCGCGACGTCGGGTCCGAATCGTTCCGTTAATTCTTCGAGAGTAATGTCCGTATCTTCGACGACATCATGAAGAAGCGCAGCGACAATCGTCGTTGCATCCAAACCAATATCGACTAAGATACCGGCAACTTGCACCGGATGAATGATGTAAGGTTCCCCAGAACGGCGGAATTGCCCATCATGTTCGTCTTTCGCGAATTGGTAAGCCCGTTCGATGTCTTTGACTTCAGCTTGCGTCATGTATTCCGCACATCGAGCGAGAAGGTCTTCTACATTTACGATTTGTTTGTTTGTCATCCCTTTTCCTCACCCAGTCCCCGGGATCGTCTGCAACGGAATCCCTAATATATAGTTCTTATTATCGTGAAATCTTGAGAAGATGTCAAAATAAAAAGAAATACCCCCTTGGTCACCATGTACCAAGAGAGTATATATGCTTTAGTCTTCGTAACGAATCAATGAGAGAACGTCGTATCCTTCGAGTTTCTCACGTCCACCAAGACCATCGAGTTCAATCAAGAATCCGATTCCGGCAACCGTTCCGCCTAATTTTTCAATCATTTGGATCGTCGCTTCGATCGTACCACCTGTTGCAAGCAAGTCGTCAAGGATGACGACGCGTTGTCCTGGTTGAATCGCATCTTCATGCATCGTCAAGACGTCTTTTCCGTACTCAAGACCATACTCGACACGGACTGTCTCACGTGGTAATTTCCCCTCTTTACGGACAGGTACGAATCCGATCTCCATCGCGTAAGCGGCTGGGCAACCAACGACGAATCCACGTGCTTCCGGACCCGCGATGACATCAGCACCTTTACTGCGTGCATATTCGACGAGTGCATCAACCGATTGTTTGTACACTGGTCCGTTCTGCATGAGTGATGTGATGTCTTTGAAACTGATTCCTTCTTTCGGCCAGTTTTCGACCTCTTTT encodes the following:
- a CDS encoding adenine phosphoribosyltransferase → MEFKQHIKEVENWPKEGISFKDITSLMQNGPVYKQSVDALVEYARSKGADVIAGPEARGFVVGCPAAYAMEIGFVPVRKEGKLPRETVRVEYGLEYGKDVLTMHEDAIQPGQRVVILDDLLATGGTIEATIQMIEKLGGTVAGIGFLIELDGLGGREKLEGYDVLSLIRYED